The Mycetohabitans endofungorum genome contains a region encoding:
- the pyrR gene encoding bifunctional pyr operon transcriptional regulator/uracil phosphoribosyltransferase PyrR yields the protein MASIDAEQLYRAMRDPLQAALGDAIRSGTTALAGIHSGGAWIAERLAQDLGAASFGVVNVALHRDDYAKKGLHSQAQPTSLPFGVDGRRIVLVDDVLFTGRTIRAAINELYDYGRPACVELAVLVDRGGRELPIAARFVGAVLDVPVNERLVLRRDCHGALAFVTEAQA from the coding sequence ATCGCGTCGATTGACGCGGAACAGTTGTATCGCGCGATGCGCGACCCGTTGCAGGCCGCGCTGGGCGATGCGATACGCTCAGGCACGACCGCACTGGCGGGAATCCATAGCGGCGGCGCGTGGATTGCTGAGCGGCTTGCCCAAGACCTGGGCGCGGCTTCATTTGGCGTGGTCAATGTCGCGCTGCACCGCGACGACTATGCGAAAAAAGGCCTGCACAGCCAGGCGCAACCCACGTCGTTGCCGTTTGGCGTTGACGGCAGGCGCATTGTGCTGGTGGATGACGTGCTATTCACCGGGCGCACGATCCGTGCCGCAATCAACGAGCTATACGACTACGGTCGCCCGGCGTGCGTTGAGTTGGCCGTGCTGGTCGACCGCGGCGGCCGTGAATTGCCGATCGCCGCGCGCTTCGTTGGCGCGGTGCTCGACGTGCCGGTGAACGAGAGGCTTGTGCTGCGGCGTGACTGCCACGGTGCGCTGGCGTTCGTCACCGAAGCGCAAGCGTGA
- a CDS encoding DUF2242 domain-containing protein, whose product MMIVASLLAACSSPKPLYQQEQFDATSSPYTRTFHQKAAATCEAARRALLSQGYMASSMRPDAVEGSKSFQPNNDSHVVIEFHVVCTDADADGASSVAYVNAVQDRYALKKSNTSASVGLSVFGSLSLPIGSSDDAMVKIASETIPAGVFYERFFNLVDHFLKIDPRLRGRIAAKAAEKEPVAPLHEPAAPPADAPLKMNMPVVPTPSAMPLQVRSAGADVEAAAAASAEATPKSAPASGSIATSGAVAVPASNVGACPARAPASTSMPAPAVSIPASVSPATSNAAPAPASAPASAPAPASAPAPGSTPATIAPLSL is encoded by the coding sequence ATGATGATCGTTGCGAGTTTGCTCGCCGCGTGCTCGTCGCCCAAACCGCTGTATCAGCAAGAACAATTTGATGCGACGAGCAGTCCATACACGCGCACGTTTCATCAGAAGGCCGCCGCAACATGCGAGGCGGCGCGGCGCGCGCTGCTCAGCCAGGGGTACATGGCCAGTTCGATGCGCCCTGACGCGGTCGAGGGCAGCAAAAGCTTTCAGCCGAACAATGATTCCCACGTGGTGATCGAATTTCACGTCGTGTGTACGGATGCCGATGCGGATGGCGCGAGCAGCGTGGCCTATGTCAACGCAGTGCAGGATCGTTATGCGCTGAAGAAAAGCAACACATCGGCCAGCGTCGGGCTAAGCGTGTTCGGCTCATTGTCTTTACCGATCGGCTCCAGCGACGATGCAATGGTCAAGATCGCTAGCGAGACGATCCCGGCCGGGGTCTTCTACGAGCGCTTCTTCAACCTGGTCGATCACTTCCTGAAGATCGATCCGCGATTGCGCGGCCGGATTGCCGCTAAGGCCGCCGAAAAGGAACCGGTTGCGCCACTGCACGAACCAGCCGCCCCCCCAGCCGACGCACCGCTCAAGATGAACATGCCCGTGGTGCCGACTCCGTCGGCCATGCCACTACAGGTCCGCTCAGCCGGCGCAGACGTCGAAGCGGCCGCCGCTGCGTCGGCTGAAGCAACCCCAAAATCTGCGCCAGCATCGGGTTCCATCGCAACGTCGGGCGCCGTTGCCGTCCCGGCTTCCAATGTGGGTGCCTGTCCCGCTCGAGCGCCAGCCTCTACCTCCATGCCGGCGCCAGCCGTATCGATCCCGGCTTCGGTGTCCCCCGCAACGTCTAACGCGGCACCCGCACCCGCATCGGCTCCTGCATCGGCTCCGGCTCCAGCATCGGCTCCGGCGCCGGGCTCAACTCCGGCAACGATTGCCCCGCTATCTTTATAA
- the groL gene encoding chaperonin GroEL (60 kDa chaperone family; promotes refolding of misfolded polypeptides especially under stressful conditions; forms two stacked rings of heptamers to form a barrel-shaped 14mer; ends can be capped by GroES; misfolded proteins enter the barrel where they are refolded when GroES binds), which yields MAAKDVVFSDSARAKMVEGVNILANAVKVTLGPKGRNVVLERSFGGPTVTKDGVSVAKEIELKDKLQNLGAQMVKEVASKTSDNAGDGTTTATVLAQSIVREGMKYVVSGMNPMDLKRGIDKAVAAAVDELRKISKPCTTSKEIAQVGSISANSDTSIGQRIAEAMDKVGKEGVITVEDGKSLADELEVVEGMQFDRGYLSPYFINNPDKQVAVLENPYVLLHDKKISNIRDLLPVLEQVAKASRPLLIIAEDVEGEALATLVVNNIRGILKTVAVKAPGFGDRRKAMLEDIAILTGGQVIAEETGLSLEKATLQELGQAKRIEVAKENTTIIDGAGEAKNIEARVKQIRTQIEEATSDYDREKLQERVAKLAGGVAVIKVGAATEVEMKEKKARVEDALHATRAAVEEGIVPGGGVALIRARTAIASVKGENADQEAGIKIVLRAMEEPLRQIVANGGEEASVVVAAVAAGKGNYGYNAASGEYGDLVEAGVVDPTKVTRTALQNAASVAGLLLTTDAAVCELPKEDAPAPAGMPGGMGGMGMDM from the coding sequence ATGGCAGCTAAAGACGTCGTATTTAGCGATTCCGCCCGTGCGAAGATGGTCGAGGGTGTGAACATTCTCGCCAACGCAGTGAAGGTGACGCTCGGCCCGAAGGGTCGCAATGTCGTGCTCGAGCGCAGCTTCGGCGGCCCGACGGTGACCAAGGACGGTGTGTCCGTCGCGAAGGAAATCGAGCTGAAGGACAAGCTGCAGAACCTGGGCGCGCAAATGGTTAAGGAAGTGGCTTCCAAAACCAGCGACAACGCCGGCGACGGTACGACGACGGCGACCGTGCTCGCGCAATCGATCGTGCGTGAAGGCATGAAGTATGTTGTATCGGGCATGAACCCGATGGACCTGAAGCGTGGTATCGACAAGGCGGTTGCCGCCGCAGTCGACGAGTTGCGCAAGATCAGCAAGCCGTGCACGACGAGCAAGGAAATCGCGCAAGTCGGCTCGATCTCGGCCAACAGCGACACGTCGATCGGCCAGCGCATCGCTGAAGCGATGGACAAAGTCGGCAAGGAAGGGGTGATCACCGTCGAAGACGGCAAGTCGCTCGCCGACGAACTCGAAGTCGTCGAAGGCATGCAATTTGACCGCGGCTACCTGTCGCCGTACTTCATCAACAACCCGGATAAGCAAGTCGCTGTTCTCGAGAATCCGTACGTGCTGCTGCACGACAAGAAGATCTCGAACATCCGCGACCTGCTGCCGGTGCTCGAACAAGTGGCCAAGGCCAGCCGCCCGCTGCTGATCATCGCGGAGGACGTCGAAGGCGAAGCGCTTGCGACGCTGGTGGTGAACAACATCCGCGGCATCCTGAAGACCGTTGCGGTCAAGGCGCCTGGCTTCGGCGATCGTCGCAAGGCGATGCTCGAGGATATCGCGATCCTGACCGGTGGTCAGGTCATCGCCGAGGAAACCGGCCTGTCGCTGGAAAAGGCCACGCTGCAGGAGTTGGGCCAAGCTAAGCGGATCGAAGTCGCGAAGGAAAACACGACGATCATTGATGGCGCGGGCGAAGCGAAGAACATCGAGGCGCGTGTGAAGCAGATCCGCACGCAAATCGAAGAAGCGACGTCGGACTACGATCGCGAAAAGCTGCAAGAGCGTGTCGCGAAGCTCGCGGGTGGTGTGGCAGTGATCAAAGTCGGCGCGGCCACCGAAGTCGAAATGAAGGAAAAGAAGGCGCGTGTCGAAGACGCGCTGCACGCCACGCGTGCCGCCGTTGAAGAAGGTATCGTGCCGGGTGGCGGCGTTGCGCTGATCCGTGCCCGTACTGCGATCGCCAGCGTCAAGGGCGAGAACGCCGACCAAGAGGCCGGCATTAAGATTGTGCTGCGTGCGATGGAAGAGCCGCTGCGCCAGATTGTGGCGAATGGCGGTGAAGAGGCCAGCGTGGTGGTCGCGGCCGTGGCGGCCGGCAAGGGCAACTACGGCTACAACGCGGCGAGCGGCGAATACGGCGACCTAGTTGAAGCCGGTGTGGTCGATCCGACGAAGGTCACGCGCACCGCGCTGCAAAACGCGGCGTCCGTTGCTGGCCTGCTGCTGACGACTGATGCGGCGGTGTGCGAGTTGCCGAAGGAAGACGCACCGGCACCGGCCGGCATGCCGGGCGGCATGGGTGGTATGGGCATGGACATGTAA
- a CDS encoding TonB-dependent receptor, which yields MTRNKKTYRALLIAPLFISVKSGFAQNAASMQDTLRNVPGVGFSVGDGQRDQITIRGFNSITDQYVDGLRDDAMYYRDLSNVQRIEILKGPAAVLYGRGSAGGIVNRVLKRPQAEPVRDIGVMLGSRGERRGEIDMGWNASDAARLRITGAVDNSRSFRDQFALNRQAVAPSAQFKLSPDTVVNVEFDYLHDRRTSDQGLPAYRGRPVDVPINTYYGSADAANSSYNDALAKSATVSLDHRFNNSLAFHGALRAYDFSLERKNYVTFQPIKAAVHPGVTLDQSTRQRTEHGVDGVFELTQQATLLGMRHELLYGIELSQQQKFDTIYGVSKVTTYDLYYPQLIDLPGVPAGMPARTNAATVVGLAGVYAQDLVTLTPQWKLLAGLRFDYLDQIRHDYTSSNVNLARTDRAWSPRVGLIYEPLEWLTLYGSLSQSFSPLADTLISSGAFANGAALAPQKTTAYEVGSKFDLGGKATATVALFDMRQTNQQIGDPANPGYALPIGTQHVRGFEAGFSGEIAPKWSVYAGYAYLSGTVDGSPQSTAAGLTLASNTPGLMPRHSASLWLKRELPYGFYAAAGAQFQSARYASASDQVTLPSFTVFNLGAGYRSKKMDVTLTLDNLFDRRYFISAHGNADMFNMPGEPRTLTATVKWHL from the coding sequence ATGACGCGTAACAAAAAGACTTATCGTGCTCTGCTGATCGCCCCTTTATTCATCAGCGTAAAGTCGGGTTTTGCACAGAATGCGGCATCGATGCAGGACACGTTGCGCAACGTGCCGGGAGTCGGCTTTTCAGTCGGCGATGGCCAGCGCGACCAAATCACGATCCGTGGCTTTAATAGCATCACGGACCAGTATGTCGACGGCCTACGCGACGACGCGATGTACTATCGCGACTTGTCCAATGTGCAGCGGATCGAGATTTTAAAAGGACCGGCAGCGGTACTGTACGGGCGCGGCTCGGCAGGGGGCATCGTCAATCGTGTGCTTAAGCGGCCACAGGCGGAGCCAGTGCGGGATATCGGCGTGATGCTTGGCTCGCGTGGCGAGCGTCGCGGTGAAATCGACATGGGCTGGAACGCGAGTGATGCGGCACGCTTGCGTATCACCGGCGCCGTGGATAATTCGCGTAGTTTTCGCGATCAATTCGCGTTGAACCGCCAAGCAGTCGCGCCTTCGGCGCAATTCAAGCTGAGTCCGGATACAGTAGTGAACGTTGAGTTCGACTACCTACATGATCGCCGCACGTCCGATCAGGGCTTGCCTGCCTATAGGGGGCGGCCGGTCGATGTGCCGATCAACACTTACTACGGCTCTGCCGATGCGGCGAACAGCTCATACAATGACGCCTTGGCGAAAAGTGCAACGGTGTCGCTCGATCACCGCTTCAACAATTCGCTAGCCTTCCACGGCGCGCTGCGTGCCTATGATTTCTCACTGGAGCGGAAAAACTATGTCACGTTCCAGCCAATCAAGGCGGCTGTGCACCCGGGCGTCACGCTCGACCAGTCGACGCGCCAACGGACCGAGCATGGCGTGGACGGCGTATTTGAGCTGACGCAGCAAGCGACGCTGCTCGGCATGCGTCATGAATTGCTGTATGGGATCGAACTGTCGCAGCAGCAGAAATTCGACACGATCTATGGCGTATCGAAAGTGACAACGTATGATCTGTACTATCCACAGCTGATCGATTTACCTGGCGTGCCGGCCGGGATGCCGGCGCGCACGAATGCAGCGACGGTCGTCGGCCTGGCCGGCGTGTACGCGCAGGACCTGGTGACATTGACACCGCAGTGGAAGCTGCTCGCCGGCCTGCGCTTTGACTATTTGGATCAGATTCGCCACGATTACACGTCGTCCAACGTGAATCTTGCCCGTACCGACCGCGCATGGAGTCCGCGCGTCGGGCTGATCTACGAGCCGCTCGAGTGGCTGACGCTCTATGGCTCGCTCAGTCAGTCTTTCTCGCCGCTTGCTGATACCCTGATCAGCTCGGGTGCGTTCGCCAATGGCGCAGCGCTGGCGCCGCAAAAGACCACCGCATACGAAGTCGGTTCGAAGTTCGACCTCGGTGGCAAGGCGACGGCTACGGTTGCGCTGTTCGACATGCGGCAAACGAACCAACAAATTGGCGATCCGGCCAACCCTGGCTATGCGCTGCCGATCGGCACTCAGCACGTACGGGGTTTCGAGGCCGGCTTTTCCGGCGAAATCGCACCGAAGTGGTCCGTCTATGCCGGTTATGCGTATTTGAGTGGCACGGTTGACGGATCGCCGCAATCGACGGCGGCCGGGCTGACGCTGGCCAGCAACACGCCGGGCCTGATGCCACGCCATAGCGCAAGCCTGTGGCTCAAGCGCGAGCTTCCCTACGGCTTTTACGCGGCCGCCGGCGCACAGTTCCAATCAGCGCGCTACGCCTCTGCGAGCGATCAGGTCACGCTGCCTTCGTTTACCGTATTCAATTTGGGCGCCGGCTATCGCAGCAAGAAAATGGATGTGACGCTGACGCTGGACAATCTGTTCGATCGCCGCTATTTCATCTCGGCGCATGGCAATGCTGACATGTTCAACATGCCTGGTGAACCCCGTACGCTGACGGCCACAGTTAAGTGGCATCTGTAA
- the thiD gene encoding bifunctional hydroxymethylpyrimidine kinase/phosphomethylpyrimidine kinase, with the protein MSSDAPPIVLTFGLSDPTGASGLQADLLTLASIGCHGVSVLTGYAVRDSAAAGDVTGLDPEAVASQARMLLEDMPVAAFKVGATTRAEIVSAIAEVVADYDDLPLILVPDFTLDEQHMLAGDELRESIAELLAPQTTLLIADPATLVQLAQPDSDADPITLDGAIAHLLGQGCEYVLCTDARPSQLLNTLFSEEGQVRQDAWDRGGERLIGLADTLSAAITALLANGQDPGEAVREAQEYVHQAIRHAYRPGMGGYLLDRFFWARTTDEGQSPPAAEPNTPAGVLRH; encoded by the coding sequence ATGTCCAGCGACGCCCCTCCGATCGTTCTCACCTTTGGCCTGTCGGACCCGACCGGCGCATCAGGCCTGCAGGCCGACCTACTCACGCTAGCCAGCATCGGCTGTCATGGGGTGTCGGTGTTGACCGGCTACGCAGTGCGCGATTCGGCGGCCGCCGGCGACGTGACCGGCCTGGACCCCGAAGCGGTTGCGTCGCAAGCCCGGATGCTACTCGAAGACATGCCGGTTGCCGCCTTCAAGGTCGGCGCGACGACGCGGGCCGAAATTGTCAGTGCGATTGCGGAAGTTGTCGCAGATTATGACGATTTGCCGCTGATTCTGGTTCCGGACTTCACGCTCGACGAGCAGCACATGCTGGCCGGCGACGAGTTGCGCGAGTCGATCGCGGAACTACTCGCGCCCCAGACGACGTTGCTGATCGCAGACCCGGCGACCCTTGTACAGTTGGCACAGCCGGATTCCGACGCCGATCCGATCACGCTCGACGGTGCCATTGCCCACCTGCTCGGGCAGGGCTGCGAATACGTGTTGTGCACCGACGCGCGGCCTTCGCAGCTGCTCAACACGTTGTTCAGCGAAGAAGGTCAGGTCCGTCAGGATGCATGGGACCGCGGCGGTGAGCGGCTGATCGGGCTTGCCGATACGCTGAGCGCTGCGATCACGGCACTGCTCGCCAATGGCCAGGATCCGGGCGAGGCAGTGCGCGAGGCGCAGGAGTACGTGCACCAGGCGATCCGGCACGCCTATCGACCGGGCATGGGCGGATACCTGCTGGACCGCTTCTTCTGGGCCCGCACCACGGACGAAGGTCAAAGTCCGCCAGCTGCGGAGCCGAACACGCCAGCCGGCGTGTTGCGCCATTGA
- a CDS encoding YqgE/AlgH family protein, translated as MSKTTDRINLTNQFLIAMPSMADPTFSGTVVYLCDHSERGAFGLVINRPTDIDLQALFSRIDLKLEIEPLLHVPVYFGGPVQTERGFVLHDPVGSGNYTSSMSVPSGLEMTTSKDVLEAVANGNGPKRFLLTLGHAGWGAGQLEDEISKNGWLTVEADPKIVFDVPAEQRFDAALALLGISSTMLSGEAGHA; from the coding sequence ATGTCAAAGACCACTGATCGCATCAACCTGACCAACCAGTTCCTGATCGCCATGCCAAGCATGGCCGATCCCACTTTTTCCGGAACGGTGGTGTACCTCTGCGATCACAGCGAGCGCGGTGCGTTCGGGCTGGTGATCAACAGGCCGACCGATATCGATCTGCAGGCGCTGTTTTCCCGCATCGACCTAAAGCTAGAGATTGAGCCGCTGTTGCACGTACCCGTCTATTTCGGTGGACCGGTGCAGACCGAGCGCGGCTTTGTACTGCATGACCCGGTTGGCAGCGGCAACTATACGTCGTCGATGTCGGTGCCCAGCGGACTGGAGATGACCACATCAAAGGACGTGCTCGAAGCGGTCGCGAACGGTAACGGGCCCAAGCGCTTCCTGCTAACGCTCGGGCATGCCGGCTGGGGCGCGGGGCAGCTGGAGGATGAGATTTCGAAGAATGGCTGGCTGACCGTCGAGGCGGATCCGAAGATCGTGTTTGACGTGCCGGCCGAGCAACGTTTTGACGCGGCGCTTGCGCTGCTGGGCATCTCATCGACGATGCTCTCCGGCGAGGCAGGCCACGCATGA
- a CDS encoding rubredoxin has translation MEYKSWMCLICGWIYDEEAGLPEEGIAPGTRWEDVPINWTCPECGARKEDFEMVQI, from the coding sequence ATGGAATACAAGAGTTGGATGTGCCTGATTTGCGGTTGGATCTACGACGAAGAAGCGGGTCTTCCGGAAGAGGGGATTGCGCCCGGCACACGTTGGGAGGATGTCCCGATCAACTGGACTTGCCCCGAGTGCGGTGCACGGAAGGAAGATTTCGAGATGGTCCAAATCTGA
- a CDS encoding glutaminase yields MDYQAILHKIQHDVTPWLGKGRVADYIPELAKVDPSHFGMAIVTLRGEVFCAGDAWVPFSIQSISKLFACTLAFQLQGDALWQRVGREPSGNAFNSLVQLEHENGVPRNPFINAGALVVTDVLCRRFVQAETALVQFMRRLAGRSDIDYSANVAESELAHSDRNRAMAHFMKSFGNLQMSVDTVIDAYCRQCAIEMNCVDLARSVLFLANGGVVPHSGERVLGASPAKRLSALMLTCGTYDAAGDFVYRVGLPAKSGVGGGIVAVLPGEFGICVWSPALDTNGNSLAGMQALEWLTTLSGRSIF; encoded by the coding sequence ATGGACTATCAGGCGATCCTTCATAAAATTCAGCACGACGTCACGCCGTGGCTCGGCAAAGGCCGCGTCGCGGACTATATTCCCGAGCTTGCGAAGGTCGACCCGTCGCATTTCGGCATGGCAATTGTCACGTTGCGAGGCGAGGTCTTCTGCGCCGGCGACGCTTGGGTTCCGTTCTCGATCCAGAGCATCTCGAAACTGTTCGCGTGCACCCTGGCCTTTCAGTTGCAAGGCGACGCGTTGTGGCAACGCGTTGGCCGGGAGCCATCGGGCAATGCGTTCAATTCACTGGTGCAGCTCGAACATGAAAACGGAGTGCCGCGTAACCCCTTCATCAATGCAGGTGCCCTGGTTGTCACCGACGTGCTATGCCGGCGTTTCGTCCAGGCGGAAACAGCGCTCGTGCAATTCATGCGTCGTCTGGCCGGGCGCTCGGATATCGACTACAGCGCCAACGTCGCGGAATCGGAACTCGCGCATTCGGACCGAAATCGCGCAATGGCGCATTTCATGAAGAGCTTCGGTAACCTGCAGATGTCAGTGGACACGGTGATCGACGCGTATTGCCGGCAGTGTGCGATCGAAATGAACTGTGTCGACCTGGCTAGATCGGTCTTATTCCTGGCCAACGGTGGCGTGGTGCCGCACAGTGGCGAGCGCGTGCTCGGCGCGAGCCCGGCGAAACGCTTGAGCGCATTGATGCTCACCTGCGGTACGTACGATGCCGCCGGAGACTTCGTCTACCGTGTTGGATTGCCCGCCAAAAGCGGCGTCGGTGGCGGCATTGTTGCGGTATTGCCAGGGGAGTTCGGCATCTGCGTGTGGTCTCCCGCGCTGGACACGAACGGCAATTCACTGGCTGGTATGCAGGCGCTCGAGTGGCTAACGACGCTCAGCGGACGGTCGATATTTTGA
- the ruvX gene encoding Holliday junction resolvase RuvX, with the protein MSTAAATLLAFDYGQKRIGVAIGNTLTRCARALTTVENRNREYRFAAVGELINQWQPLRLVVGLPVHPDGAPHEMTQQARRFGNQLNGRFNLPVTWVDERYSSVEAEAAGARGAVVDAQAACIILQQYFDEPLSESR; encoded by the coding sequence ATGAGTACGGCGGCGGCCACGCTGCTCGCGTTCGACTACGGACAAAAGCGCATCGGTGTGGCGATTGGCAACACGCTGACCCGCTGCGCTCGGGCACTCACAACCGTCGAAAACCGCAATCGCGAATACCGTTTCGCTGCGGTGGGCGAGTTGATCAACCAATGGCAGCCGCTGCGGCTGGTCGTCGGGCTGCCAGTGCATCCCGATGGCGCACCGCACGAGATGACGCAGCAGGCGCGGCGTTTCGGTAACCAACTCAATGGGCGTTTCAACCTGCCAGTGACCTGGGTCGATGAGCGCTATTCGTCGGTCGAGGCCGAAGCGGCAGGAGCGCGTGGTGCCGTCGTGGACGCACAGGCAGCCTGCATCATTCTTCAGCAGTATTTTGATGAACCGCTATCCGAGAGCCGATGA
- a CDS encoding aspartate carbamoyltransferase catalytic subunit has translation MNTATPEPAEPTRAAAPPAEEQRPAAPHTEGQRAAAPAPAAFRPGFLRGHPQLNRHGELKHLLTIEGLPPAVVTHILDTAAQFVSVTDRDVKKVPLLRGKSVFNLFFENSTRTRTTFEIAAKRLSADVLNLNINASSTSKGESLLDTINNLSAMHADMFVVRHAQSGAPYLIAQHCAPHVHVINAGDGRHAHPTQGLLDMYTIRHYKRDFTQLRVAIVGDILHSRVARSDIHALTTLGVPEIRAIGPRTLLPGGLEHLGVRVFHDMQQGLRDVDVIIMLRLQNERMSGALLPSAQEYFKTWGLTSERLAYAKPDAIVMHPGPMNRGVEIESSVADGPQAVILNQVTFGIAVRMAVMGIVAGNND, from the coding sequence ATGAATACCGCCACCCCAGAGCCCGCCGAACCGACGCGCGCTGCTGCGCCGCCCGCTGAAGAACAACGTCCGGCCGCGCCGCATACTGAGGGGCAGCGCGCCGCCGCGCCGGCACCCGCCGCATTCCGCCCGGGTTTCCTGCGCGGCCACCCGCAATTGAACCGTCATGGTGAGCTTAAACATCTGCTGACGATCGAAGGCCTGCCTCCCGCGGTGGTCACGCATATCCTGGATACTGCGGCCCAATTCGTCAGCGTGACGGACCGCGACGTCAAGAAGGTGCCATTGTTGCGCGGCAAATCGGTGTTCAACCTGTTCTTCGAGAATTCGACGCGCACGCGCACGACGTTCGAGATTGCCGCGAAGCGGCTGTCCGCGGACGTGCTGAATTTGAACATTAATGCGTCATCGACGAGCAAGGGGGAGTCGCTGCTAGACACGATCAACAATCTGTCGGCGATGCATGCGGACATGTTTGTCGTGCGGCATGCGCAAAGCGGTGCGCCGTACCTGATCGCGCAGCACTGCGCGCCGCACGTACATGTGATCAATGCCGGAGACGGTCGCCACGCACATCCGACGCAGGGGCTGCTGGATATGTATACGATTCGCCACTACAAGCGCGACTTCACGCAGCTGCGGGTGGCCATTGTCGGTGACATCCTGCATTCGCGCGTCGCGCGCTCCGATATCCATGCGTTGACCACGCTGGGCGTGCCTGAGATCCGTGCGATCGGGCCCCGCACGCTGCTGCCTGGCGGACTGGAGCACCTCGGCGTGCGCGTTTTCCACGACATGCAGCAGGGCTTGCGCGACGTTGACGTGATCATCATGTTGCGCCTGCAGAACGAGCGCATGAGTGGCGCACTGTTGCCGTCCGCGCAGGAGTACTTCAAGACGTGGGGCCTGACGTCGGAGCGGCTCGCGTACGCCAAGCCCGATGCGATCGTCATGCATCCGGGACCGATGAACCGCGGCGTCGAGATTGAATCAAGCGTCGCGGACGGCCCGCAGGCCGTGATCCTAAACCAGGTCACGTTCGGTATCGCGGTGCGTATGGCGGTGATGGGCATCGTCGCAGGCAACAATGACTGA
- the groES gene encoding co-chaperone GroES — translation MNLRPLHDRVIVKRLDQETKTASGIVIPEAAAEKPDQGEVLAIGPGKRDDKGAQIALDVKVGDRVLFGKYAGQTVKVDGQELLVMREEDIMAVVQK, via the coding sequence ATGAACCTTCGTCCTTTGCACGATCGCGTCATCGTCAAGCGTCTGGACCAGGAAACCAAGACTGCGTCGGGCATCGTGATCCCCGAGGCAGCGGCTGAAAAGCCTGATCAGGGCGAAGTCCTGGCCATCGGCCCGGGCAAACGTGACGACAAGGGCGCGCAAATCGCGCTCGACGTCAAGGTGGGCGACCGTGTGTTGTTTGGCAAGTATGCCGGCCAAACGGTCAAAGTTGATGGGCAAGAGTTGCTCGTCATGCGCGAAGAAGACATCATGGCGGTCGTCCAGAAGTAA